Sequence from the Candidatus Methylacidiphilales bacterium genome:
CGATGGTGAGGTAGTTGTGGAGTTGGTCGAGGTAGAAGCCGGTTTTTTGGCCTTCTAGGAGGTTGAGGTGGTATTCTATGCCGTGGAGTGAGATGGGGGTGGGTGGGGTGTAGGTGCCGAGGGCGACGGATTTTTCGAGGGGTAGGCCTTCTCGTTGTCGGACTGGGGCGTCGTTGCGGATGATGATGCAGGTGGGTGAGAGGAGCTCGGTGAGGATTTCGATGATGAGGGGTTGGCGTTGGGCAAAGGCGAAGGTGAGGGTCTGGATGACGAGGTGGTCGTGGTAGCGGTCGACGACGAGGCCGGGGAGGGAGTCGGATTCTGACCAGACGAGGCGTTCGGCTGGGGGGGGGGTGGGTTGTAGGGTGCGGCGGTATTGGATGGCTTTGCGGATGGTGGTGGTGAGGAAGCTGCGGTCGAGGGCTTGGAGTTCGCGGGAGTAGCGGCGGAAGACGATGCGGGATTGGTTGTTGTAGATGCCGGAGCCGAGGAGTTGGCCTCGGGAGTCGTAGGCGGCGAGGTAGTCGCCGTTTTTGACGTTGCCTTCGATGCGGTCTATTTCGTTTTGGAATACCCATGGGTGGCCTTCGTAGATTCGATGGGTGCCGCTTTTTCTGAGGAATAGTTTGGGGAAAGAGGAGGAGGGTGAGGAGGGGCTGGGGTTGGGTGAGGGGGGGGTGGGTTGGGAGGTCATAGTGTGGGGTTGGGTGTTTGGGTTTTGGGTTTTGGCAGTGTAGTGGTGGAGGTGATGTATGGCAAGGGGGTGGGAGGGTCAAGGTAAATGGAGGATGGGGATGATGTCATGGAGGGGTTGGAATGCGGTTTCGTGGATGTGGAGTTGGGTGTTTGCGTGTGCTTGGAGGTAGAAGTGTTGAAGGGTCCAGTAGGTGGTGTTGTTGTGGGATGCTTGTATCCAAAGGGCATAGGATCCGGGGAGGAGGAGGTTGGAGTCGGTGAGGTTGCTCCAGGTGAAGGTGCCGTCGGGGGAGATTGGGAGGTCGATGATCTTGTTTTTGGGTGGGAGGTTGCGGATGTCGTTGTTGAATTGTTCGTAGTAGGATTGGATTTGGGAGTTTGTGGAGATGAGTTTTTGGCGGATGGGGCGGAGCGCGTTTTCGGTTTGGTGGAGGGTGTTTTGGAGTTGTTCGAGTGTGGAGATGGTCTCGGTTTGTTGTTTTTTGATGGTTTCTGGGGTGTGGCGTGATAGTAGTTTGTTGCGTTTTTCTTGGAGGGTGCGTTTTTGGTCATTCCATTGGGTATCGTAGTTTTGCCAGATTTGGATGGCGCGTCGGAGCCAGTCTCTTTCTTCTTCGACATTTAGGTTAGGTGGGGGAGAGTAGAGGGAGAGGCGGAAGGCGGTGATGATTTTTTCGGCGGTGAGGGGGGATCGGGTATCGAGGGTGACTTTGAGCTTTTGAATTTCGGCACGGCGGCGGATGACGTTGGCGAATTCTTCGAGGCGTTTGCGGTATTGTTGATCGAGTTGGAGTTCTTCGTTGTTTATTTCTTGGAGGGCAGAGGTGAGGAGGGCGTTGTCTGAGTCGAGGTTGAGTAGCTGGATTTGGAGTTCGGCGAGTTGGTTTTCGGTTTCTTCGATTTTTTGGACGGTCTCTCTGATGATTTTGCGGTAGTGGGAGATTTCTGTTTCGAGTTTGAATTGTTCACGCACGAGGGGGATAAGGATTTGGCGGTATTGGAGGATGAGGGAGTCGAATTTCGATTGGATGGGGTGTAGGATGGTGACGTGGGTGGGGAGCTGGAGTTTGCGGAGGTAGATGTGGCCTGTGAGGCGCATTTCGGATAGGCCGATGAAGAGGTAGTAGCCTAGGGCTAGTGTGGTGGTGAGCAGGAGGATGTAGGTGGTTTTTCTGAGTATTGTGGCATAGCGGCGCTGTTCAGGTGTGAGGAGTCGCATTGGATGTGGGAGGGGAGCTTATTGTGGGGGTGGGGTGAGAGAAGATAACCACCATTGTTGGAAGCTCGGGCTGATTTCGTGCGGTGTGAGAAGGAGCCATTGGGGACAGGTGTAGGGATGGTGTCGGGTGAGGAGATCGTAGAGGGTATGGGCGAGTTTTTGGGTGGTTTTGAGGGTGATGAGGATTTCTTCGGTTGAGGTGATTTTGTTTTCCCATGTGAAGTGGGATTCGATGTGGGGTATCAGGTGTGCGCAGGCGACGAGGCGTTGGGTGAGTGCGAGTTGGATAAATTGAACGGCTTGCGGGCGGTGGGAGGCTGGGTATGTGGTGATTGCCCAGCGGTATGGGTATGGTTCCTCCATGTGGGAATGGTAGTGGATGGGCTGGTGGGGGGCGAGTTTTTTTCTTATGGGTGGGGAGTGCACTTGATTGTGGGGATGGAGCGTGTTAATTCAAGTTGAGTTGTGTAGGTTATGGATGAAAAGCTTGTGTATT
This genomic interval carries:
- a CDS encoding class I SAM-dependent rRNA methyltransferase, which gives rise to MTSQPTPPSPNPSPSSPSSSFPKLFLRKSGTHRIYEGHPWVFQNEIDRIEGNVKNGDYLAAYDSRGQLLGSGIYNNQSRIVFRRYSRELQALDRSFLTTTIRKAIQYRRTLQPTPPPAERLVWSESDSLPGLVVDRYHDHLVIQTLTFAFAQRQPLIIEILTELLSPTCIIIRNDAPVRQREGLPLEKSVALGTYTPPTPISLHGIEYHLNLLEGQKTGFYLDQLHNYLTIAQHAKDRRVLDCFCNQGSFGLHAAQHGARSVHAIDQSEEAIALARTNANRNNLFNISFENANVFDALSTQENEKKQYDLIILDPPSFTRNTDQIQSALRGYHEIHRRALRLLAPGGLLATFCCSHNITAELWEKMINRAAASTRCQLRLRLRLTQASDHPILINVPETEYLKGLLLEKL
- a CDS encoding divalent-cation tolerance protein CutA; the protein is MHSPPIRKKLAPHQPIHYHSHMEEPYPYRWAITTYPASHRPQAVQFIQLALTQRLVACAHLIPHIESHFTWENKITSTEEILITLKTTQKLAHTLYDLLTRHHPYTCPQWLLLTPHEISPSFQQWWLSSLTPPPQ